The Panicum virgatum strain AP13 chromosome 5K, P.virgatum_v5, whole genome shotgun sequence genome has a window encoding:
- the LOC120710380 gene encoding probable methyltransferase PMT19 yields the protein MPLSLPSSAAVVAALPRALSLSAAAVAAATTSLLLISAVVPRSHLVPSSSSSPPLPPSASASTTASQAPAPAPDPEHHHPPPPPPVPPCPPNATHLVPCHEAPSGERHCPPRPPPPPHPPKDPPPHPPPPPPQCRVPPPPGYRPPPPWPARRERARYANVELPLLPSAKVAADQDPVRGAGEWLVFNKGKGLRNYVDQLARVVPLRGGVVRTALDIGCGVASFGDDLLNYGVLTMSIAPKNRYGAQVQLALERGLPAMIGVLVAQRLPYPSRSFDMVHCADCFVPWTAHDGLYMLEIDRLLQPGGYWVFSRPPVSWKYGYNISNQATKDKDKQLTMDDIANKLHWTKLSEKGTITVWRKPTCHLHCDQSKLLGSSPLCREDPDSAWYMNISMCVTCLPRAEHANGCADGAMEKWPKRLDAVPPRISSGEMKLSIQTYKHDSLIWEKRVNFYVTYLKYLSNGTYRNVIDMSAGFGGFAAAMSKYPVWVMNVIPTNVTENTLGAIYERGLIGTYTDWCEAFSTYPRTYDLIHANGIFSSHIHKCGIIDILVEMDRILQPGGAAIVRDRADVVLQVKKDADRLQWHSRIVDTENGPLDPEKLLIVDNSLPLPGS from the exons atgccgCTGTCGTTGCCGTCTTCGGCCGCCGTGGTCGCGGCGCTGCCGCGGGCGCTCTCGCTCTCGGCcgcggccgtcgcggcggcCACCACGTCCCTCCTCCTCATATCCGCCGTCGTCCCCCGCTCCCACCTTGTCCCCTCATCCTCCTCATCACCGCCGCTCCCCCCGTCCGCCAGCGCATCCACAACCGCCTCCCAAGCCCCGGCGCCCGCTCCGGACCCCGAGCACCACCaccccccgccgcccccgcccgttCCCCCGTGCCCGCCCAACGCCACCCACCTCGTCCCCTGCCACGAGGCCCCCTCCGGCGAGCGCCACTGCCCtcctcgcccgccgcctcctccgcaccCGCCCAAGGACCCCCCGCCgcaccctccgccgcccccgccgcagtgccgcgtcccgccgccgccggggtacCGCCCGCCCCCGCCGTGGCCCGCGCGGCGTGAGCGCGCGCGGTACGCGAACGTGGAGCTCCCGCTGCTGCCCTCGGCCAAGGTGGCGGCTGACCAGGACCCAGTCCGCGGTGCCGGGGAGTGGCTGGTGTTCAACAAGGGCAAGGGGTTGCGGAATTACGTCGACCAGCTGGCGCGCGTGGTGccgctccgcggcggcgtggtaCGCACGGCTCTGGACATCGGCTGCGGG GTTGCGAGCTTTGGGGACGACCTGCTGAACTATGGCGTACTGACCATGTCCATTGCTCCGAAGAATAGATATGGAGCACAAGTGCAGCTTGCGTTGGAGCGTGGACTGCCTGCGATGATCGGAGTGCTTGTCGCTCAGAGGCTACCATATCCATCACGGTCCTTCGACATGGTGCACTGCGCGGACTGCTTTGTTCCATGGACTGCTCATG ATGGCCTCTATATGCTGGAAATTGACCGCCTTCTCCAACCCGGTGGCTATTGGGTTTTCTCTAGGCCACCCGTCAGCTGGAAATATGGATACAATATTTCAAATCAAGCGACCAAAGACAAGGATAAGCAATTAACTATGGATGATATCGCGAATAAGCTTCATTGGACAAAGCTGTCTGAGAAGGGCACGATTACTGTTTGGAGAAAGCCAACTTGTCATCTCCACTGTGACCAATCAAAGCTCTTAGGATCATCACCACTCTGTAGAGAAGACCCAGATAGTGCTTG GTATATGAATATTTCAATGTGTGTAACATGTCTTCCAAGGGCTGAACATGCTAATGGTTGTGCTGATGGTGCCATGGAAAAGTGGCCTAAAAGACTTGATGCAGTGCCACCAAGGATATCCAGTGGGGAAATGAAGTTGTCCATTCAGACATATAAGCATGACAGTTTGATTTGGGAGAAAAGggttaatttctatgtaacgtATCTAAAATATTTATCAAATGGAACATACAGAAATGTCATAGACATGAGTGCTGGTTTTGGTGGATTTGCAGCTGCTATGTCCAAGTATCCAGTTTGGGTCATGAATGTCATTCCTACTAATGTAACAGAAAATACTCTTGGTGCCATCTATGAGCGTGGATTGATTGGAACATACACAGACTG GTGCGAGGCCTTCTCTACTTATCCACGGACATATGATCTAATACATGCTAATGGAATCTTCAGTTCACATATTCACAA ATGCGGGATTATTGACATTCTGGTTGAGATGGACCGCATTCTCCAGCCAGGGGGCGCCGCTATAGTTCGGGACAGAGCTGATGTTGTTCTTCAAGTTAAGAAGGATGCAGAC